The proteins below are encoded in one region of Bacteroides uniformis:
- a CDS encoding DUF1573 domain-containing protein encodes MKRILITLYVLASVVLTAVAQARFTSNTEMYSFGQIEWKHPVTVQYTITNTGDQPLVLTEVEPDCACSVAQWTKTPIAPGAKGTVNVTFDAKALGHFQKSVAIYSNAQPNLVYLKFNGEVVQEIKDFTKTHPYLIGQIRIDKNSLDFPDIQHGEQPVIHIGVVNLSDRPYEPVLMHLPPYLQTKVEPNVLQKGEKGVITLTLNSERLTGLGLTQTSVYLSRFSGDKVGDENEIPVSAILLPDFSGMTEVEKANAPAISLSTKEVDMSAILAKKSKARQDITITNTGRSPLQINKLQVFHPAVGVNLKKSVLQPGESTRLRVTVVKKNIGKKRRHLRLLMITNDPMQPKVEINIKAKQ; translated from the coding sequence ATGAAGCGGATATTGATAACTTTATATGTGCTTGCAAGTGTGGTATTGACTGCTGTAGCGCAAGCTCGTTTTACCTCGAATACAGAGATGTACAGTTTCGGCCAGATAGAATGGAAGCATCCCGTGACTGTGCAATATACCATCACCAATACGGGTGACCAGCCTTTAGTGCTTACAGAAGTAGAGCCGGATTGCGCCTGCTCTGTGGCCCAGTGGACAAAAACGCCTATTGCTCCGGGGGCAAAAGGAACAGTAAATGTGACTTTTGACGCCAAGGCATTGGGACATTTCCAGAAATCCGTGGCTATTTACAGCAATGCGCAACCCAATCTGGTCTATTTGAAGTTCAATGGTGAAGTAGTACAGGAAATCAAGGACTTTACCAAGACGCACCCTTATCTTATCGGTCAGATACGTATTGACAAGAACAGCCTCGACTTTCCCGATATTCAGCATGGTGAGCAGCCGGTGATTCATATCGGCGTGGTCAATCTTTCCGACCGTCCTTATGAACCGGTACTGATGCATCTGCCTCCTTATTTGCAGACAAAAGTAGAGCCCAATGTCTTGCAAAAGGGAGAAAAAGGAGTGATTACACTTACATTGAATTCGGAAAGACTGACTGGCCTCGGACTGACTCAAACGTCGGTCTATCTTTCTCGCTTCTCCGGTGACAAGGTGGGCGATGAAAACGAGATTCCCGTTTCTGCCATTCTTTTACCGGATTTCTCCGGAATGACGGAAGTGGAGAAGGCAAATGCTCCTGCCATCAGCCTTTCTACCAAAGAAGTTGATATGAGTGCGATATTGGCAAAGAAGTCAAAAGCACGTCAGGATATTACCATTACCAATACCGGGCGTTCTCCTTTACAGATAAACAAGCTCCAGGTATTCCACCCGGCAGTGGGAGTTAACCTCAAGAAGAGTGTATTGCAACCCGGTGAAAGCACTCGCCTGCGGGTAACGGTAGTGAAGAAGAATATAGGCAAGAAGCGCCGTCATCTGCGTCTGCTGATGATTACCAATGACCCGATGCAGCCGAAAGTTGAAATCAACATTAAAGCAAAACAATAA
- the meaB gene encoding methylmalonyl Co-A mutase-associated GTPase MeaB, translating into MEHPENNEAYKGLVVNAGIEQPSSVNPYLKNRPRRKKRELSVSDYVEGIVKGDVTVLSQAVTLVESVKPEHQAVAQEVIEKCLPYSGNSVRVGISGVPGAGKSTSIDVFGLHVLEEHGGKLAVLAIDPSSERSKGSILGDKTRMEKLSVHPKSFIRPSPSAGSLGGVARKTRETIVLCEAAGFDKIFVETVGVGQSETAVHSMVDFFLLIQLAGTGDELQGIKRGIMEMADGIVINKADGDNLERARLAATQFRNALHLFPAPESGWTPQVLTYSGFYNLGVKEVWDMVYKYIDFVKDNGYFEYRRNEQSKYWMYETINEQLRDSFYHNPQIEAMLTGKEKQVLQGNLTSFVAAKNLLDTYFAELKK; encoded by the coding sequence ATGGAACATCCCGAAAATAATGAAGCATATAAAGGCTTGGTTGTCAATGCAGGCATTGAGCAACCTTCATCGGTCAATCCTTACTTGAAGAACCGTCCCAGGCGGAAGAAACGCGAGCTTTCCGTATCAGACTATGTGGAGGGTATAGTGAAAGGTGATGTTACGGTACTCAGCCAGGCTGTAACACTGGTGGAAAGTGTGAAACCGGAGCACCAGGCTGTGGCGCAGGAGGTGATAGAGAAGTGTTTGCCCTATTCGGGCAACTCCGTCCGTGTGGGTATCAGTGGTGTGCCCGGTGCCGGTAAAAGTACCTCTATTGATGTATTTGGCTTGCATGTACTGGAGGAACACGGTGGCAAGTTGGCTGTCCTTGCCATTGATCCGAGCAGCGAACGCAGCAAAGGCAGTATTCTCGGTGACAAGACGCGTATGGAGAAACTCTCCGTTCATCCCAAATCCTTTATACGTCCCAGTCCCTCTGCCGGTTCGCTGGGTGGCGTGGCACGCAAGACGCGTGAAACGATTGTGCTTTGTGAGGCTGCCGGTTTCGACAAGATATTTGTAGAGACGGTAGGGGTGGGGCAGAGTGAGACTGCCGTACATTCTATGGTAGACTTCTTCCTGCTGATACAGCTGGCGGGTACGGGCGATGAGTTGCAAGGCATCAAACGCGGCATCATGGAAATGGCCGATGGCATTGTTATTAATAAGGCTGATGGCGACAACCTGGAGCGGGCCAGACTGGCAGCAACGCAGTTCCGTAATGCGCTGCACCTCTTCCCGGCTCCGGAGAGCGGTTGGACACCCCAAGTGCTGACTTATTCCGGTTTCTATAATCTTGGTGTAAAAGAAGTGTGGGATATGGTCTACAAATACATTGACTTTGTGAAAGATAACGGCTATTTTGAATACCGCCGCAATGAGCAAAGCAAATACTGGATGTACGAGACCATTAACGAACAGCTGCGCGACAGCTTCTACCACAATCCGCAGATTGAAGCGATGCTGACTGGCAAGGAAAAACAAGTGCTACAGGGCAACTTGACTTCTTTTGTGGCTGCCAAGAACTTGCTGGACACCTATTTTGCAGAACTGAAGAAATAG
- a CDS encoding Crp/Fnr family transcriptional regulator, with amino-acid sequence MTKENNMEVARRFTRRLHELPSEELELIAGLFVRREVHKGELLISEKDIARDIVFVEKGLLRQFYFKEGRDITENFACDGDGAMCIVSLFTGRRNCLQLESLEEGVIWSISYAGLVELSERYLHIARLLRHLLEGSLMLSQYKADSWRFETSRERYARFVRDYPEIARRASVNHIASYLLMTPESLSRVRAGVL; translated from the coding sequence ATGACTAAGGAAAACAACATGGAAGTGGCGCGGCGGTTTACCCGCCGCCTTCATGAACTCCCTTCTGAGGAGCTGGAGCTCATTGCCGGTTTGTTTGTACGCCGTGAGGTGCACAAAGGAGAACTGTTGATTAGTGAGAAAGATATAGCCAGGGATATTGTTTTCGTAGAGAAAGGACTGCTTCGCCAGTTCTATTTCAAAGAAGGCCGGGACATTACAGAGAACTTTGCCTGCGACGGTGACGGCGCTATGTGTATCGTCAGCCTTTTCACCGGACGCCGTAATTGCCTTCAGCTGGAATCCCTGGAGGAAGGCGTCATCTGGAGCATTTCGTATGCAGGACTGGTCGAACTCTCTGAGCGTTATCTGCATATAGCCCGTCTGCTTCGCCATTTATTGGAGGGGTCTTTAATGCTTTCCCAATATAAAGCAGACTCTTGGCGTTTCGAAACCTCACGCGAGCGGTATGCGCGCTTCGTCAGGGATTATCCGGAGATAGCCCGGCGTGCCTCAGTCAACCACATAGCATCTTATCTGTTAATGACTCCCGAGTCTCTGAGCCGGGTACGTGCCGGAGTACTGTGA
- a CDS encoding DMT family transporter, which produces MDKNIQGHLFALTANILWGLMAPIGKSALVEFSALSVTTFRMVGAAACFWLLSLFCKREQVDHRDMLKIFFAALFALVFNQGVYIFGLSMTSPIDASIVTTTLPIVTMIVAAIYLKEPVTNKKVLGIFVGAMGAFILIMSSQTTGAGNGSLIGDLLCLLAQISFSIYLTVFKGLSQKYSPITLNKWMFVYASMCYIPFSYHDVAAIQWSEISTAALLQVGYVVVGGSFLAYIFIMSAQRLLRPTVVSMYNYMQPIVASTVAIILGLGVFNLEKGIAIALVFLGVYIVTQSKSRKDFEKEGKAV; this is translated from the coding sequence ATGGACAAGAACATTCAAGGGCATCTGTTCGCCCTTACCGCAAATATCTTATGGGGGCTGATGGCACCTATCGGCAAGTCGGCTCTGGTGGAGTTTTCCGCGTTGTCAGTAACCACATTCCGCATGGTAGGCGCAGCTGCCTGCTTCTGGCTCCTCTCCTTGTTCTGCAAGCGCGAGCAGGTGGACCACCGGGACATGCTGAAGATATTCTTCGCCGCACTCTTCGCACTGGTATTCAATCAGGGTGTCTATATCTTCGGACTCTCCATGACTTCGCCCATAGACGCCTCCATCGTTACAACCACGCTGCCCATCGTCACCATGATAGTGGCTGCAATCTATCTGAAAGAACCGGTCACCAACAAGAAAGTGCTGGGCATCTTTGTAGGGGCTATGGGAGCATTCATACTCATCATGAGCAGCCAGACCACCGGTGCCGGCAATGGCAGCCTCATCGGAGACCTTCTCTGCCTGCTCGCCCAAATCAGCTTCTCCATTTATCTGACCGTATTCAAGGGGTTGTCGCAGAAATACTCTCCCATCACCCTGAACAAATGGATGTTTGTCTATGCCTCCATGTGCTACATCCCGTTCTCTTACCACGACGTGGCTGCCATACAGTGGAGCGAAATATCTACAGCCGCCCTGCTGCAAGTGGGATATGTGGTTGTGGGAGGAAGCTTCCTTGCCTATATCTTCATAATGAGTGCGCAGAGGCTGTTGCGCCCCACTGTGGTGAGCATGTACAACTACATGCAGCCCATCGTGGCCTCAACCGTTGCCATCATCTTAGGATTGGGAGTGTTCAATTTGGAAAAGGGAATAGCCATAGCCTTGGTATTCCTGGGAGTGTACATCGTGACACAAAGCAAGTCACGCAAGGATTTCGAGAAAGAAGGGAAAGCCGTATAA
- a CDS encoding AAA family ATPase, protein MEVQANYIKRIEIHGLWHRYDIAWDLRPDVNILSGINGVGKTTILNRSVNYLEQTSGEVKSDEKNGVHVYFDNPAATFIPYDVIRSYDRPLIMGDFTARMADANVKSELDWQLYLLQRRYLDYQVNIGNKMIELLSGDEEQRSLAPSLSLPKRKFQDMIDELFSYTHKTIDRKSNDIVFYQNGERLLPYKLSSGEKQMLVILLTVLVRDDDHCVLFMDEPEASLHIEWQQKLIGMIRSLNPNVQLILTTHSPAVIMEGWLDAVTEVSEISSLIPNP, encoded by the coding sequence ATGGAAGTACAAGCCAATTACATCAAGCGTATCGAAATACACGGATTGTGGCATCGGTACGATATTGCCTGGGACCTGCGTCCTGACGTCAATATACTTTCCGGCATCAACGGAGTGGGGAAGACCACTATCCTGAACCGTTCGGTCAACTATCTGGAACAGACATCGGGTGAAGTGAAGAGTGACGAGAAGAACGGCGTACACGTCTACTTCGACAACCCCGCAGCCACCTTTATCCCCTATGATGTAATCCGCAGCTACGACCGCCCCCTTATCATGGGCGACTTTACGGCACGCATGGCCGATGCCAACGTGAAGTCGGAACTGGACTGGCAGCTCTATCTGCTCCAGCGCCGTTATCTGGACTACCAGGTGAACATCGGCAACAAGATGATAGAGCTGCTCAGCGGTGACGAAGAGCAGCGCAGCCTGGCTCCCTCCCTTTCCCTCCCCAAGCGGAAGTTCCAGGATATGATTGACGAGCTTTTCAGCTATACCCATAAGACGATAGACCGCAAAAGCAACGACATCGTTTTCTATCAGAACGGCGAGCGCCTGCTGCCCTACAAACTGTCTTCGGGCGAGAAGCAGATGCTGGTCATCCTGCTGACCGTGCTGGTGCGTGACGATGACCACTGCGTACTCTTCATGGACGAGCCGGAAGCCTCCCTGCACATCGAATGGCAGCAGAAGCTCATCGGCATGATACGCAGCCTGAATCCCAATGTGCAGCTTATCCTCACCACCCATTCGCCCGCCGTCATCATGGAAGGCTGGCTGGATGCCGTCACCGAAGTCAGCGAAATCTCCTCCCTAATCCCTAATCCTTAA
- a CDS encoding DUF4435 domain-containing protein — protein sequence MSTSLKHNLTSAYLDAARKLSPKRARRRIVAYVESYDDIAFWRTLLSEFENEERYFQVMLPSATSLAKGKKMVLMNTLNTSELGRSLIACVDSDYDFLLQGATKVSHKINKNPYIFQTYGYAIENFHCFADSLHEVCVQATLNDRHILDFPAFLKRYSQIAYPLFLWNVWFYRQHDTHTFPMYDFNACVRLQEINLRHPYRSLDEMQKTVSAKLSELQARFPRYIDRVEQLGTELERLGLTPDNTYLYIQGHHIMDCVVLKILIPVCTVLRREREQEIKRLAEHNEQFRNELTGYENSQVNVSVMLKKNSGYKNLYLYQWLKEDIMEFLEREEQSRR from the coding sequence GTGTCCACTTCTTTAAAACATAACCTTACTTCCGCCTATCTGGATGCCGCCCGCAAGTTGTCTCCCAAGAGAGCACGCAGGCGCATAGTGGCGTATGTGGAGAGCTATGACGACATCGCTTTCTGGCGGACGCTGCTGTCCGAGTTCGAGAATGAGGAGCGTTATTTCCAGGTGATGCTTCCGTCTGCCACCTCCCTGGCAAAGGGCAAGAAGATGGTGCTGATGAATACGTTGAACACATCGGAGCTGGGCCGCAGCCTGATAGCTTGTGTAGACAGCGACTACGACTTCCTGCTGCAAGGTGCCACCAAGGTGTCGCATAAGATAAACAAGAATCCCTATATCTTCCAGACTTATGGCTATGCCATCGAGAACTTCCACTGCTTTGCCGACAGTCTGCATGAAGTCTGTGTGCAGGCCACGCTGAACGACCGGCATATCCTGGACTTCCCCGCTTTTCTGAAGCGTTATTCGCAGATTGCCTATCCGCTGTTTCTGTGGAATGTCTGGTTCTACCGCCAGCACGACACACACACTTTCCCGATGTACGACTTCAACGCCTGCGTGCGTTTGCAAGAGATAAACCTGCGTCATCCTTACCGTAGTCTGGACGAGATGCAAAAGACGGTGTCGGCCAAGCTGTCCGAACTGCAAGCCCGTTTCCCCCGCTACATCGACCGGGTGGAGCAGCTGGGCACGGAGTTGGAACGTTTGGGACTGACTCCGGACAATACCTATCTTTATATCCAAGGACACCATATCATGGATTGTGTAGTGCTGAAAATCCTTATCCCGGTATGTACGGTGCTGCGTCGTGAACGCGAGCAGGAGATAAAGCGCCTGGCAGAGCATAACGAACAGTTCCGCAACGAACTGACGGGGTATGAGAACAGTCAGGTCAATGTATCCGTGATGCTGAAAAAAAACAGCGGCTACAAGAACCTTTATCTTTATCAGTGGTTGAAAGAAGACATTATGGAGTTCCTCGAGCGGGAGGAACAGTCGCGTAGATAA
- a CDS encoding mechanosensitive ion channel family protein, whose protein sequence is MEILKKIDDLLIGWGISPSRADMLDQFIAFALILAVAFLADALCRKILLKVVAQLVKKTKATWDDIVFDRKVMVHLSRMVAPVIIYLFVPLAFVEVGSSAMDFIRRICLIYIIITFLSFVNSFLKAVYSVYSEREQFRDRPLKGMLQTMQVILWLVGGIVVVGELIGRDPLSLLAGLGASAAILMLVFKDSIMGFVSGVQLSANDMLKVGDWIEMPKYGANGTVIEVTLNTVKVRNWDNTITTIPPYLLVSDSFQNWRGMRESGGRRVKRSINIDMTSVRFCTPEMLAKYRKIQLLKDYVEQTEEVIEKYNVENGIDNSILVNGRRQTNLGVFRAYLTAYLKSLPDVNQELTCMVRQLQPTDRGIPIELYFFCALKDWVPYEGVQADVFDHVLAIIPEFDLQVFQSPSGRDFQRVLPAASEEKGA, encoded by the coding sequence ATGGAGATATTGAAGAAGATAGACGACCTTTTAATCGGGTGGGGCATATCCCCTTCCCGGGCTGATATGCTCGACCAATTCATTGCCTTTGCACTGATACTTGCCGTTGCTTTCCTGGCGGATGCCCTATGCCGGAAAATCCTGCTGAAGGTAGTGGCACAACTGGTGAAGAAGACCAAGGCTACGTGGGACGACATCGTATTCGACCGTAAAGTGATGGTGCACCTCAGCCGCATGGTGGCTCCCGTTATCATCTATCTGTTTGTTCCATTGGCATTTGTCGAAGTCGGTTCATCGGCAATGGATTTCATCCGGCGTATCTGCCTTATTTACATCATCATTACTTTCCTGAGTTTCGTTAACTCGTTCCTGAAGGCTGTTTATAGCGTATACAGCGAGAGGGAGCAGTTCCGCGACCGCCCTTTGAAGGGGATGTTGCAGACCATGCAGGTCATTCTGTGGCTGGTGGGTGGCATTGTGGTCGTGGGCGAACTGATAGGCCGCGACCCGCTTTCGCTGCTTGCCGGATTGGGTGCCTCGGCAGCCATCCTGATGCTGGTATTCAAGGATTCCATTATGGGCTTTGTCTCCGGTGTGCAGCTTTCGGCCAACGACATGCTGAAGGTGGGCGACTGGATTGAGATGCCCAAGTACGGTGCCAACGGTACGGTGATAGAGGTAACGTTGAACACCGTAAAAGTGCGCAACTGGGACAATACCATTACCACCATCCCTCCTTACCTGCTTGTCAGCGACTCCTTCCAGAACTGGCGCGGCATGCGCGAGAGCGGTGGGCGGCGAGTGAAGCGCAGTATCAATATCGACATGACCAGCGTCCGTTTCTGCACCCCGGAGATGCTGGCAAAATATCGCAAGATACAGCTACTGAAAGATTATGTGGAGCAAACGGAGGAAGTGATTGAAAAGTACAATGTGGAAAACGGCATCGATAACTCCATCCTCGTCAACGGACGCCGCCAGACCAATCTGGGTGTGTTCCGGGCGTATCTGACGGCTTATTTGAAAAGTCTTCCCGACGTAAATCAGGAACTGACCTGCATGGTGCGCCAACTCCAGCCTACCGACCGCGGTATCCCGATAGAACTTTATTTCTTCTGTGCGCTGAAGGATTGGGTGCCCTATGAAGGGGTGCAGGCGGATGTATTCGACCATGTGCTGGCAATCATCCCCGAATTCGATTTGCAGGTATTCCAGTCTCCGTCCGGCAGAGATTTCCAGCGGGTACTGCCTGCTGCTTCCGAAGAAAAAGGAGCTTGA
- a CDS encoding HU family DNA-binding protein encodes MSMNYVVRKKVDKSGDKEVVRYYAASKVLQPEPVSNDELAKRLAFVSSLQVGDAQSVLVQLPDIIADYLASGRTVNIKGLGNFFPSITSEPVERIEDCTADKVRISRICFRAAGSFMQRVCRHLDLFSFQVQELKKELKKK; translated from the coding sequence ATGTCAATGAATTATGTGGTCCGCAAGAAGGTGGACAAGAGTGGAGACAAGGAAGTGGTGCGCTACTACGCGGCGTCAAAAGTGCTTCAGCCGGAACCGGTGAGCAATGACGAACTGGCCAAGAGGCTGGCTTTTGTCAGCTCCCTGCAGGTGGGCGATGCCCAGTCCGTGCTGGTGCAACTGCCGGATATTATAGCGGACTATCTGGCCAGTGGACGCACGGTGAACATCAAGGGACTTGGAAACTTTTTTCCCTCCATCACCAGCGAACCGGTGGAACGGATAGAGGACTGTACGGCAGATAAAGTGCGCATTTCGCGTATCTGCTTCAGGGCGGCAGGCAGTTTCATGCAGCGCGTTTGCCGTCATCTGGACTTGTTCAGCTTTCAGGTTCAGGAATTGAAGAAGGAGCTGAAGAAGAAGTAA
- a CDS encoding TonB-dependent receptor codes for MSMKLDLGKIFFLILFLTLSVMAATAGTVKGTITDRQTKEPLTGATVQVSGTAQGAVADLDGNYTLELKNGTYTLTVRYIGYKDMTINAVEIKGETVLNFDMEPDTQTLGEVQVTAKKNLEGERALQMERQKATLAIENLGSKEMSLKGIGNVEEGVKKITGISIASAGQLIVRGLGDRYSTTTLNGLPIASPNPDNKLVPLDLFPSSTVQNITVSKVYDAAAFADYSGAHINISTKENIPQDFFQLSLNTGGKFNTLGKDRYQMDRSGSLLKTPGVDAAALDMPLMEFDKYVKTHNIFDTSFAASKKSSLPELGGNLGFGKNFGIGNQTLSLLASFSASNGYQNMEDAFYKTLEATGTVQDDFSYDSFAQELKLAALGYLGYTLRRSDRIGYTFFYARNAIDTYQRREGTDAEGHELTGSNNIMHIYTLQNHQLNGIHNFGEGDRWQLTWGGSYSKTGSEEPDRRQVMYVKDNDGSLRLFKLNRQETMRYFGSLDEEEWNANLAMRWKWNDTSHLKLGFNYKDKNRDYSATRFYYNLNKLNPVITDIYNTDGFLNQQNIADGQIVVQRVMQPKDSYRAGNEIYSAYLLTDFYPTEALLVNLGLRYEMSKQWVRYASDGGDWYSRRRNLDKNDLFPALNLKYAVNPTNSIRFSASRTVTRPSFIEMAPFLYQESYGSAQIRGNEELQNGYNYNFDLRYERFGKDGDMLSVTGYFKYLDSPIERIQDLQGGATLHSFKNADNGMAAGVELEMRKRLVKDLRLGTNISYMYTNVKLPQSGAYTNKERSLQGASPILANADLTYSPRFGEDRQLNLALLYNLQGSRIHAVGVSGLGDVTQQTLHTLNFSAGYSLNKHFNLKLQVNDLLNRDVIFKQDVPTTGQEMEVERYHKGTNFEVGISYNL; via the coding sequence ATGAGCATGAAATTAGACTTGGGAAAGATTTTCTTCCTTATTTTATTCCTCACACTTTCCGTCATGGCTGCCACGGCGGGAACCGTCAAAGGGACAATCACCGACCGACAAACCAAAGAGCCGCTGACGGGAGCCACCGTGCAAGTAAGCGGAACAGCACAAGGCGCCGTCGCCGATTTGGATGGTAACTATACACTGGAGCTGAAAAACGGAACCTATACCCTCACCGTCCGTTACATCGGCTACAAAGACATGACGATAAATGCCGTAGAGATAAAGGGCGAAACCGTGCTGAACTTCGACATGGAGCCGGACACGCAAACCCTGGGCGAAGTGCAGGTCACCGCCAAGAAGAACCTTGAGGGCGAACGCGCCTTGCAGATGGAACGGCAAAAAGCGACCCTCGCCATCGAGAACCTCGGTTCCAAAGAGATGTCCCTCAAAGGCATCGGCAATGTGGAAGAAGGAGTAAAGAAAATAACGGGCATCTCCATCGCCAGCGCCGGACAACTTATCGTCCGCGGACTGGGCGACCGCTACAGCACCACCACGCTGAACGGACTGCCCATCGCCTCGCCCAACCCGGACAACAAGCTGGTGCCGCTCGACCTGTTCCCCTCGTCCACCGTACAGAACATCACCGTCAGCAAGGTGTATGACGCAGCCGCCTTTGCCGACTACAGCGGTGCGCACATCAACATCAGCACCAAAGAAAACATACCGCAAGATTTCTTCCAACTGAGCCTCAACACGGGCGGGAAGTTCAACACCTTAGGCAAAGACCGCTATCAGATGGACCGCAGCGGCTCGCTCCTGAAGACACCCGGCGTAGACGCGGCCGCCCTCGACATGCCCTTGATGGAGTTTGACAAATACGTGAAGACCCACAATATCTTCGATACCTCCTTTGCCGCCAGCAAGAAGAGTTCGTTGCCCGAACTGGGCGGAAACCTCGGTTTCGGCAAGAACTTCGGTATAGGCAACCAGACACTCAGCCTGCTTGCCTCCTTCAGCGCCAGCAACGGCTACCAGAACATGGAAGATGCCTTCTACAAGACACTCGAGGCCACCGGCACCGTGCAGGACGACTTCTCCTACGACAGCTTTGCGCAGGAACTGAAGCTCGCCGCCCTCGGCTACCTGGGCTACACCCTGCGCCGGAGCGACCGCATAGGCTACACTTTCTTCTACGCCCGCAATGCCATCGACACCTACCAACGCCGCGAAGGTACTGATGCCGAAGGACACGAGCTGACCGGCAGCAACAACATCATGCACATATACACCCTGCAAAACCATCAACTGAACGGAATCCATAACTTCGGCGAGGGCGACAGGTGGCAACTGACCTGGGGAGGCTCATACAGCAAGACCGGCAGCGAAGAGCCCGACCGACGGCAAGTGATGTACGTCAAAGACAACGACGGCAGCCTCAGGCTCTTCAAGCTGAACCGCCAAGAGACCATGCGCTACTTCGGCAGCCTGGACGAAGAAGAGTGGAACGCCAACCTCGCCATGCGCTGGAAGTGGAACGACACCAGCCACCTCAAGCTCGGCTTCAACTACAAGGACAAGAACCGCGACTACAGCGCTACCCGCTTCTACTACAACCTGAACAAACTGAACCCCGTCATCACCGACATCTACAACACCGACGGCTTCCTCAACCAGCAGAACATTGCCGACGGACAAATCGTGGTACAGCGTGTGATGCAGCCCAAAGACAGCTACCGCGCCGGAAACGAAATCTACTCCGCCTACCTGCTGACCGACTTCTATCCCACCGAAGCCCTCTTGGTGAACCTCGGCCTGCGCTACGAAATGAGCAAGCAATGGGTGCGCTACGCCAGCGACGGCGGCGACTGGTACTCCCGTCGGCGCAATTTAGACAAGAACGACCTCTTCCCCGCCCTGAACCTGAAATATGCGGTGAACCCCACCAACAGCATCCGCTTCTCTGCCTCGCGCACCGTCACCCGTCCCTCGTTCATCGAGATGGCACCCTTCCTCTATCAAGAGTCCTACGGTTCGGCACAAATCCGCGGTAACGAAGAGTTGCAGAACGGCTACAACTACAACTTCGACCTACGTTACGAACGCTTCGGCAAGGACGGCGACATGCTCTCCGTGACCGGCTACTTCAAATACCTAGACAGCCCTATCGAACGCATCCAAGACCTGCAGGGCGGCGCCACGCTGCACAGCTTCAAGAATGCCGACAACGGCATGGCTGCCGGCGTGGAGCTGGAGATGCGCAAACGGCTCGTCAAAGACCTGCGCCTGGGTACCAACATCAGCTACATGTACACCAACGTGAAGCTGCCCCAAAGCGGTGCCTACACCAACAAGGAACGTTCGCTGCAAGGCGCATCGCCCATACTTGCCAATGCCGACCTCACCTACTCGCCCCGCTTCGGCGAAGACAGGCAGCTCAACCTCGCCCTGCTCTACAACCTGCAAGGCAGCCGCATCCATGCGGTAGGCGTGTCGGGCCTGGGCGATGTCACGCAACAGACGCTGCACACGTTGAACTTCAGCGCCGGATATAGCCTGAACAAGCACTTCAACCTGAAGCTGCAAGTGAACGACCTGCTGAACCGCGATGTCATCTTCAAGCAAGATGTGCCCACCACGGGGCAGGAAATGGAAGTGGAACGCTACCACAAGGGAACGAACTTTGAGGTGGGAATAAGCTACAACCTATAA